One genomic segment of Candidatus Atribacteria bacterium ADurb.Bin276 includes these proteins:
- the sugB_3 gene encoding Trehalose transport system permease protein SugB gives MKTHLSEHIITAVQVILLLIFVLFPFSVMLSMSLKAPDEQFTSPPYLIPKRPTGENYLHVFGKGSMFVRYFINSFSVSLGTTAIVIFVALFSSYGYARLQFPGKNFFFNLLLLSQLFPLAAIIVPLYRIMSQAGLIDTFSSLIIGYLAFSVPVGVWLLRGFFAGIPKELEEAAQIDGCSQLQAFWKIVVPLIRPGVGATAAYILFLTWQEFMFALTFITSQDKRTLPVGIFDFVGQYETNWGNLMAASVLICIPVFILFLFVQKQLVGGLTQGAVKG, from the coding sequence ATGAAAACACATTTGAGCGAACACATTATTACTGCTGTTCAGGTGATCCTGCTTTTAATTTTCGTTCTTTTTCCTTTTTCAGTTATGCTTTCCATGTCTCTTAAGGCACCGGATGAACAGTTTACTTCCCCACCTTATTTAATTCCAAAACGTCCAACCGGAGAAAACTATCTCCACGTTTTTGGTAAGGGATCAATGTTTGTTCGTTATTTTATAAATAGCTTTTCGGTTTCCCTGGGAACGACCGCTATTGTTATTTTCGTTGCTCTTTTTTCTTCTTATGGATATGCTCGATTACAATTCCCCGGAAAAAATTTTTTCTTCAATCTTCTCCTGCTTAGCCAACTATTTCCACTTGCAGCCATCATTGTTCCTCTCTACCGAATCATGAGTCAGGCAGGCCTTATTGACACCTTTTCGTCGCTCATCATTGGGTACCTTGCCTTTTCGGTGCCGGTTGGAGTTTGGTTGTTAAGAGGATTCTTTGCTGGTATTCCAAAAGAACTGGAGGAGGCGGCTCAAATCGATGGTTGTTCGCAGCTTCAAGCTTTCTGGAAAATAGTCGTTCCATTGATACGACCTGGTGTTGGCGCAACTGCTGCCTATATTCTTTTCCTTACGTGGCAGGAATTTATGTTTGCTCTAACTTTCATAACCAGCCAAGACAAAAGAACTCTTCCGGTTGGTATATTCGACTTTGTTGGTCAATATGAAACCAATTGGGGAAACCTTATGGCCGCCTCGGTTCTCATCTGTATTCCGGTTTTTATTCTCTTTCTATTTGTACAAAAGCAATTGGTTGGTGGGCTCACTCAAGGCGCAGTAAAAGGATAA